DNA sequence from the Verrucomicrobiia bacterium genome:
GCCGCCCGAGTTGCCTCCATCGGCCGTGCCGTAAATCCACCCCCCGGAGCCAACCAAGTGGTATCGGGGACTGGCTCCGTCCGCACCGCTAAAGTTTTTCACCGTTGTGAAGCCGCTTCCATCCAGACTAATCGAAAAAACCGTGCCATTACTCCCGGACCCTCCCCCGACGGTTGTTCCGTAAAGCACACCACCGGAGAGGGTCAGCCCGCCAACCGGCAGCAGTCCATCACCGCCGCCAAAGCTGTGCAGCACGCCGAAGCCCGAGCCATCGGTATTGACTTGGAAAACCGTGCCCTTGCCGAAATCACCACCTGCCGCCGTAGTGCCGTAAAGGATGTTGCTCACCAGGAGCAATTCCCCATACGGCGCTTTGCCGTCGGGACCAGAGAACTGTTTGAATGCATTGAAACTCAGCCCGTTTGTCTTCAAAGAAAACAAACTGCCCAGGCCGTATAGCCCGCCCTGCGATGCCGTGCCGTAAAGCGTATCGCCATCTACAATAACGCCGCCGAGCAGAGTCGCGCCGTCTGAGTTGGTGTTGGCACTCGTACCGTTGTAAACCGTGGGCGGAAAGGTCTTGATTATTATGTAGCCGGTCCCGTCGGAATTGATTCGAAAAATCCCAGCACCGCCCGGTCCATACAGACAGTTCCCTGTGTAGAGCGGTCGGGCAAAGCCACCCGGCGGAAAGGAAGTCGGGAAACTGTAAAGGGCCTTAAAGCTTTGCGCCTCCGTTGTTACCTGGCTTGCCAGTATGCAGCCGAGAAAAAACAACACAGCCGAACGGGCGCTCGATGTGGTTTTCATGGGTTGAGCATTTTCGGACCTTACGAAAAATTCTACTTCCACAAGTCCTTTTTCGTCGAACAGCGCGTTCTGTCGCACAGCCTGGGCTGCGAATCGGCGGTTGCATTCAGGGCTGCGTTCTTAATACGGAGGAAGCTTGGCCGAGAGAGAACCGGTCGAGACGAAGGCGGCTGACGCCGTGCTCGTGGCCATCCCGCTGGTCGGCCCCGGCTCCGAAGGCGGGCGCTGGCCATCGACGAGTGCCGGGTCAACGCTGGCGTCGCGGCAGCGCAACTTCCAGATGCACATCAACGCTTTGGGCGGATAGCAGAACATCGGGGAGTTCCCCGATTAGACGGAATCACGCAACTGACGCACACTTTTATTCAGTGACATACCAGTATCCACGGAAGGAATCACTGTCCTATCGTCGCAATTCCAAGAAGGTATTGGACCGCTGCGGCGTCGAGAGAGAAAATCGATTCGGTTCAATCGACCGGTTCAGCAAACCGACATTATTGAGAAAGGTTCAAGCTTTATGAGCACGCACCAAACAGAAACGGCCTTTTTGAGGCGCATCATTCTGTATGACGACGGTGAGGAGCGCCGTAAACTGGAGACAAGCATTGCACAGGTTCAGCGTGACCAGCGTTGCGTGCAACGCGTGGCGTACGTGATGGCCCCGTTCCCCCTGCTGGCGATAGCTGGCGTTTTCTATGCGGAAATTTTGCAGGAGGGTTTTCCGTACAGCGGGTTTGGGCTTGGCCTGAGGCTTCTTTGCGTGCTTGGGCTGGCATCGCTGATTTGTTTAGCCGGCTTCGCGGGTCTTTTGACGGTCTATCGCCTGAAGCTGAACCGATTGCGCAAGGAATGCCTCCAGTTGGTCAACGGACTCCTGGAGTCGCGCTTGGGCAAGCCTCAGGTTCCAACGTTGCCAACCAGCCATCGAGTATTTGACGGCGGCGAAGCCTTCCAAGCCTCAGCACCGCAAACTGGACTGTCACCGGCGGCTCCAGTCACCGTCCGCGCGTGAGCTCGTGAAGGCTGCCGAATCTCGGCCCTTGGTCGCCTGGGGGCCGCTCGCGGCTACCGTTACCGCGTAAGTGCTCGACACGATGCCGGGGTCGCCATACCAGTTCACGATATAATGCTGCGCCATGTCGAGATACTCGGGGCGCACGTCCAATGCCGGCCCGAATCACCCCAGAATGGTTGGCCGTTGCTGCCATCAATGACCTCGCCAACCGAATCATCATTTGCCGAGGTAAGTAAGGATCTGTCTCCCAAATTCACATCCTGACCGCCCGAAGACTGGTCATGGCAGTACAGGGGTCCGTCAATGAAGAGCGAAGCCCCAGGAGAAAACTTGACCGCCGTGCCCGGATCAAAATCCGCGTTTGCTAAATGGCAGGGCCCATCCACCAAATAGGTGTAGTAGCAGGAGAATTG
Encoded proteins:
- a CDS encoding choice-of-anchor tandem repeat GloVer-containing protein, with protein sequence MKTTSSARSAVLFFLGCILASQVTTEAQSFKALYSFPTSFPPGGFARPLYTGNCLYGPGGAGIFRINSDGTGYIIIKTFPPTVYNGTSANTNSDGATLLGGVIVDGDTLYGTASQGGLYGLGSLFSLKTNGLSFNAFKQFSGPDGKAPYGELLLVSNILYGTTAAGGDFGKGTVFQVNTDGSGFGVLHSFGGGDGLLPVGGLTLSGGVLYGTTVGGGSGSNGTVFSISLDGSGFTTVKNFSGADGASPRYHLVGSGGWIYGTADGGNSGGMVYELSTDGTQYNILKTFSPLDPVSGTNTDGYYTQSGLESCGGALFGSTRVGGYYGSGVLFALRMDGCGYTVLHHFTRTSNGTEFFINSDGAEPGPLTLYGGTLYGTPYKGGNAGAGALTALNIAPRIDVAGNGMGPSGFEFDVAGYSNEVVSVEACTDLAMSVWQSLWTNTIGVGPFHFADTVHDQGDSPGEPHCAERQRVRHREKATFQAFISWKIRTAVRTKTSKIVKLCR